The following proteins come from a genomic window of Botrytis cinerea B05.10 chromosome 14, complete sequence:
- the BcdcL2 gene encoding BcdcL2: MKVHKFPKWTTIRGNKRPRSQKQTPHLNHDSLSLKPTSLFHNSSFPVRVFSLTNHFRSPASFEDMEYTSEPDTDPDTRGSLIDGRDGIEGDLIALTSGERLNETVEDLCSDSSGLIVENEDDDNSAGEKGEIVIVTPRTYQLEMLEESLKRNVIVAMDTGSGKTHVAVLRILAELERMKPGKIIWFLAPTVALCAQHHEYLQLNIPSVLIKMLIGADGVDRWTEQRQWDTVLKDVKVVVSSYQVLLDALTHGFVRMGRLSLIIFDEAHNCVNKAPGAKIMKSFYHPYKSIFPLPHILGLSASPVMRSSPQSLSDIEETLDAICCTPKIHRADLRLRVKLPLLSIIYYTPESNIIVTKTVASLRKIVQSLNIFEDPYVLTLKRSDSEKSQRELAKVLKSFKTYSQTQLKSIDKTSNEIILVELGPWAADYYISTVVTRYLKAMSAKDTFIVEDSPAAEKLYIAKALRQVEISPSTLSDTGKISNKVEKLLGIIAQQKPPFSAIIFVQERATVSVLAHLLSHHPLTKDRFKIGTMVGTSLNGKRTDQIGELVDVNQQKDTLSSFKRGKIDILIATNVLEEGIDVPACNLVICFSKPANLKSFVQRRGRARQQDSKLILLDASGDKATNWHELERKMREEYGKEMRELQHIYEIETADEQSEDDRVLRIESTGAQLDLDSALPHLYHFCSVLTTKDFVDLRPDFVYSSELGSEYVRAKVILPGSVSKPLRVHESRGSWLSERSAAKDAAFEAYSALYRGGLVNDNLLPLMVHDKVIDELTSKPVDTRASLLEVKERLNPWIDIARAWKEAEHHAGIVRTSVMIFNGMKLELCLPIDPPAIPPLKLYWDADTEFFVDFTNDIEIGTSENMLAQALNDTNLLLSDRGRKVHIQSRRTVVQFILLQDSGSLSSDCFPVDPNGNIKSTGFIREVGKLESPYIFEKWLPSKPPINQVKNPYPDFPDAPEDVPYLAVVKVSRRADFLHKVQNEKPSSFTKQFSSVLPASTCVQDVMPAQLSRFGMMIPSITHHIEVQLVVDRLSRTILKDLEISDQSLIQTAITHASYSLDSNYQRLEFLGDSILKLCTSVQLVAEHLDWHEGYLSAMKDRIVSNSRSSRAAAEVGLDEYIMTKKFTGAKWRPMYVDDLVVTEQKTREMSSKILSDVVEALIGACMVDGGIPKALKSLQLFFPELNWLPLETRQMTLYQQAANDLHLPIALRPVEQILAYTFTKKSLLVEAMTHPSYTSGTQSLERLEFLGDSILDNIIVTAMWSHSTPLSHFHMHLLRSALVNADFLAFLCMEMSIDQNVTNLTEGKNHRIHETHSRRRVSLVSFLRHSSVRLSIYQKEALSRHAELRDQILEAIYTGDTFPWALLSRLDARKFFSDMIESLLGAVWIDSGSMEVCTQLIERMGVLRYMRRILKDGVRIMHPKEELGIVADSENVRYVLRREKMGGDATEVNADADEEVRTEYRCTVFVGGEEIVEVRGGARKEEIQARAAEQAVRILKARGHEKRNGGAGEGKKRKSLDE; the protein is encoded by the exons ATGAAAGTCCATAAATTCCCAAAATGGACAACTATTCGCGGAAACAAAAGACCCCGGTCGCAAAAACAAACGCCTCATCTTAACCACGACTCTCTATCTCTCAAACCCACATCGCTCTTCCACAATTCCTCATTCCCAGTTAGGGTTTTTAGTCTAACGAATCATTTTCGCTCTCCGGCTTCTTTCGAGGACATGGAATACACTTCGGAACCTGACACTGACCCGGATACACGCGGTAGCCTTATCGATGGTCGAGATGGGATTGAAGGGGATCTTATTGCTTTGACGTCTGGGGAACGACTTAATGAGACTGTAGAGGATTTATGTAGTGACTCATCAGGATTGATtgttgagaatgaagatgatgataacaGCGCaggggagaagggagagattGTGATAGTAACACCAAGAACATACCAACTGGAAATGTTGGAAGAgagtttgaaaaggaatGTCATCGTTGCG atGGATACAGGAAGTGGCAAGACACATGT GGCCGTTCTCCGAATACTAGCGGAACTTGAGCGGATGAAGCCTGGCAAG ATAATATGGTTTCTTGCGCCTACCGTTGCGCTCTGTGCTCAGCATCACGAATATCTCCAGCTGAATATTCCCTCTGTTTTGATCAAAATGCTTATTGGTGCTGATGGTGTGGATCGATGGACAGAGCAGAGACAGTGGGATACGGTCTTGAAGGATGTCAAGGTAGTCGTATCTTCCTATCAAGTTCTTCTAGATGCCCTTACACACGGATTCGTACGCATGGGGCGTCTGTCCTTGATCATTTTTGATGAAG CACATAATTGTGTAAATAAAGCGCCAGGGGCtaaaattatgaaatctTTCTATCATCCgtataaatcgatattccCACTTCCCCACATTCTGGGCCTCTCGGCCAGCCCTGTCATGAGATCCAGTCCACAATCTTTAAGTGATATCGAGGAGACTTTGGATGCCATTTGCTGCACGCCAAAAATACATCGAGCAGATCTTCGCCTTCGAGTAAAGCTACCACTTCTATCTATTATCTACTATACCCCAGAGTCAAATATCATCGTGACGAAAACTGTGGCGAGCCTGAGAAAGATTGTGCAAAGTCTCAACATTTTCGAAGACCCCTACGTTTTGACACTAAAAAGGAGTGATAGCGAAAAAAGTCAACGTGAGCTGGCGAAAGTACTCAAGAGTTTTAAGACATATAGTCAAACCCAATTAAAGTCAATCGACAAAACTAGCAACGAGATTATTCTTGTAGAGCTAGGCCCATGGGCTGCAGATTACTATATCTCAACAGTGGTGACGAGATACTTGAAGGCAATGTCGGCAAAGGACACTTTCATTGTTGAAGATTCACCAGCTGCCGAGAAGCTATATATTGCCAAGGCTCTCAGACAAGTCGAAATCTCTCCTTCAACTCTCTCAGATACAGGCAAAATTTCTAACAAGGTTGAAAAGCTACTGGGGATAATTGCGCAACAGAAGCCTCCCTTTTCCGCTATTATATTTGTCCAAGAAAGAGCCACGGTGTCTGTGCTAGCCCATCTATTATCGCATCATCCATTGACAAAGGATCGTTTTAAGATTGGAACCATGGTTGGCACATCCTTAAATGGCAAGCGTACAGACCAAATAGGAGAGCTTGTCGATGTTAATCAACAAAAAGACACTTTGTCAAGTTTCAAGCGTGGAAAAATTGATATCCTTATAGCTACAAATGTATTGGAAGAGGGAATTGATGTTCCTGCCTGTAATCTAGTGATCTGCTTTAG TAAACCAGCAAACCTCAAATCTTTCGTACAAAGACGAGGGCGAGCAAGACAGCAAGATTCTAAGCTGATTCTTCTTGATGCTTCAGGTGATAAAGCGACAAATTGGCATGAgcttgaaagaaaaatgcgAGAGGAGTACGGAAAGGAAATGCGAGAATTGCAACACATCTACGAAATTGAGACAGCTGATGAACAGTCGGAAGATGATAGGGTCTTGCGAATAGAAAGCACTGGGGCTCAATTAGACCTTGACAGTGCTTTACCACATCTCTATCATTTCTGTTCAGTCTTAACAACAAAAGATTTTGTTGACCTCAGGCCAGACTTCGTCTACTCCTCCGAACTGGGATCGGAATATGTTCGAGCAAAGGTCATCCTGCCTGGATCGGTTTCTAAACCCCTGCGAGTCCATGAAAGCCGCGGATCGTGGTTGAGCGAGAGGTCGGCTGCAAAAGATGCAGCGTTTGAGGCGTATTCCGCATTATACAGGGGGGGCTTAGTGAATGATAACCTACTGCCCCTGATGGTGCACGACAAAGTCATCGATGAGTTGACTTCAAAGCCCGTGGATACTCGCGCGTCTCTTCTGGAGGTGAAGGAAAGATTAAATCCATGGATTGACATTGCTAGAGCATGGAAAGAGGCAGAACACCATGCTGGAATTGTTCGCACATCGGTAATGATCTTCAATGGGATGAAGCTGGAACTCTGTCTTCCAATTGATCCACCGGCAATACCCCCATTAAAGCTTTATTGGGATGCTGACACCGAGTTCTTTGTTGACTTTACAAACGATATCGAGATCGGCACCAGCGAGAATATGTTGGCACAGGCGTTGAACGATACCAATCTACTATTATCAGATCGTGGTCGTAAAGTTCACATCCAGTCACGTCGAACAGTTGTGCAATTTATCTTGCTTCAAGATTCGGGCTCGCTCAGTTCAGATTGTTTTCCGGTTGACCCCAACGGTAATATTAAAAGTACAGGTTTTATCAGAGAAGTCGGTAAACTAGAATCGCCCTACATCTTTGAAAAATGGTTGCCCAGTAAGCCACCGATCAATCAAGTCAAGAACCCTTATCCAGACTTTCCAGATGCACCAGAAGACGTCCCATATCTAGCTGTGGTTAAAGTAAGTCGCCGTGCAGACTTTTTGCACAAGGTACAGAACGAAAAACCCTCGTCATTCACTAAACAATTCTCGTCTGTTCTACCTGCCTCGACATGTGTACAGGATGTAATGCCCGCACAGTTGTCTCGGTTCGGCATGATGATTCCTTCCATCACACACCACATTGAGGTGCAACTCGTTGTAGACCGACTATCCAGGACCATCCTCAAGGATCTCGAAATTAGTGACCAGAGTCTTATTCAGACCGCCATCACACATGCCAGTTATTCGTTAGACTCGAATTATCAGCGTCTCGAATTTCTGGGCgactcaattctcaaattgtGTACATCGGTACAATTGGTGGCAGAGCATCTAGATTGGCACGAAGGATATTTGTCGGCTATGAAGGATCGTATCGTGTCCAATTCACGGTCATCAAGAGCGGCGGCTGAAGTCGGTTTGGATGAGTATATAATGACCAAGAAATTCACAGGTGCAAAATGGCGACCAATGTACGTGGATGATCTGGTCGTCACAGAACAAAAAACAAGAGAAATGTCCTCCAAAATTCTTTCCGACGTTGTGGAAGCACTCATCGGCGCATGTATGGTCGATGGCGGCATTCCTAAAGCCCTTAAATCTCTACAACTATTCTTCCCAGAACTCAACTGGCTCCCCTTAGAAACTCGACAAATGACACTCTACCAACAAGCTGCTAATGATCTCCATCTACCTATAGCTCTCCGGCCCGTCGAGCAAATCCTCGCATATACCTTCACCAAAAAATCTCTCCTCGTCGAAGCCATGACGCACCCCTCTTACACCAGCGGCACGCAATCCCTCGAGCGACTCGAGTTCCTCGGCGATTCCATTCTCGACAACATCATCGTCACAGCCATGTGGTCGCACTCGACGCCGCTCTCCCACTTCCACATGCATCTCCTGCGCTCTGCGCTCGTCAACGCCGATTTCCTCGCCTTTCTCTGCATGGAAATGAGCATCGACCAAAACGTCACCAATCTGACCGAAGGAAAAAACCATCGCATCCACGAAACCCACTCGCGACGCCGCGTTTCCCTCGTCAGTTTTCTCCGTCACTCAAGCGTTCGtctctctatctatcaaAAAGAAGCGCTTTCTCGCCATGCAGAATTGCGCGATCAGATCCTCGAGGCAATATACACCGGTGATACATTCCCCTGGGCTCTATTATCCCGATTGGACGCGCGGAAATTTTTCTCCGATATGATTGAGAGTTTGCTGGGCGCGGTATGGATTGATAGCGGCTCGATGGAAGTGTGCACGCAGCTGATCGAAAGAATGGGCGTCCTGAGATACATGCGACGGATTTTGAAAGATGGCGTGCGCATCATGCATCCGAAGGAGGAACTGGGCATCGTGGCCGATTCTGAAAACGTCAGGTACGTTTTGCGGCGGGAGAAGATGGGTGGGGATGCTACCGAGGTAAATGCGGACGCGGATGAAGAGGTACGCACGGAGTACCGGTGCACAGTATTTGTGGGCGGGGAGGAAATTGTAGAGGTGAGGGGTGGAGCgaggaaagaggagattCAGGCAAGGGCTGCGGAGCAGGCGGTGCGGATTTTGAAGGCGAGGGGTCatgagaagaggaatggGGGTGCGGGGGAggggaaaaagagaaaatcgCTGGATGAATAG
- the Bcime2 gene encoding Bcime2: MTVAYDLTHRGSSAPQASQGQALEDRFEVLKDIGDGSFGSVVLARVRGAGASVARRGTIIAIKTMKKTFESFQPCLELREVVFLKTLPPHPHLVPALDIFLDPFTKKLHIAMEYMDGNLYQLMKARDHKCLDVSSVKSILFQIMQGLEHIHAHHFFHRDIKPENILVSTSAQDSGNSFRRYSAMVTPPSTPPAYTVKIADFGLARETHSKLPYTTYVSTRWYRAPEVLLRAGEYSAPVDIWAIGAMAVEIATLKPLFPGGNEVDQVWRVCEIMGSPGNWYNKAGERVGGGDWREGTRLAGKLGFSFPKMAPHSMDTILQTPQWPASLAKFVTWCLMWDPKSRPTSTQAMAHEFFTDAVDPLRPKSSSRILGRKPSDLSYRSSKEFSDATPASTAKPSWFRKSLIGRNDNSNAAAIPTKEKENVASKPSPVLTATISEIPVAKTRQPAAKRSTWAHGATNAAPMPILPTIKPISPISDTATAQANSRTSSYNDIYSGDKGSKKIGRQLSVASSTNHYAEIHRQQAEMALNGSSGLVSPPSGHKESFFSHLRKRARRFSGRQSTTPMSPKSMDLEAQAGCGPWSSNRSSMVLDNNQPASPAPQKVDSSEALDKALRNVQQNLDSPQSINGPPIPPSHQINPSSVLKRHHSVPHQQPPRSTADIPRSVAPIPTRNRRSQIPGVQQYETPDEEDELLDEALISTKKTMKRGNSVQTDHRQPLRQSHSNTGLNPYPTPSPSANGNSVLFGQGLNNASPTPKNHGSSKQSSTPPYDHEENEWAASAAASIFAAQNRF, from the exons ATGACAGTCGCGTACGATTTAACCCACCGAGGGTCTTCGGCCCCTCAAGCTTCACAAGGACAAGCGTTGGAAGACAGGTTCGaagtattgaaagatattggGGATGGAAGCTTTGGTAGCGTCGTTCTAGCTCGAGTACGCGGGGCAGGAGCCAGCGTAGCTCGACGTGGGACAATC ATTGCTAtcaagacgatgaagaagactTTTGAATCATTTCAACCATGTCTGGAACTACGAGAAGTCGTATTTCTAAAGACATTACCACCTCATCCACACCTGGTCCCAGCATTAGATATATTCCTCGACCCTTTCACGAAGAAGTTACATATTGCCATGGAGTACATGGATGGAAACTTGTATCAATTGATGAAGGCTCGTGACCACAAGTGCCTGGATGTTTCTAGTGTCAAGAGTattctcttccaaatcatGCAAGGACTCGAGCATATCCACGCTCATCACTTCTTCCATCGCGATATCAAACCAGAAAACATCCTCGTTTCCACATCAGCACAAGATTCAGGGAATTCATTCCGACGATACTCTGCTATGGTCACCCCTCCTTCTACACCACCAGCTTACACAGTCAAGATTGCCGACTTTGGTCTTGCACGAGAGACTCATTCGAAGTTACCTTACACAACCTATGTATCAACAAGATGGTACAGAGCGCCAGAAGTGTTATTAAGAGCAGGGGAGTACTCTGCTCCAGTGGATATTTGGGCAATTGGTGCTATGGCAGTGGAAATTGCAACTCTGAAACCTTTATTCCCTGGAGGAAACGAAGTCGATCAGGTCTGGAGAGTGTGTGAAATCATGGGCAGTCCAGGTAACTGGTACAACAAGGCTGGCGAGAGAGTTGGTGGAGGTGATTGGAGAGAAGGCACGAGATTGGCCGGCAAACTTGGGTTCTCATTCCCAAAGATGGCGCCACATTCCATGGACACGATTCTTCAGACGCCTCAATGGCCAGCATCGTTGGCAAAATTTGTCACGTGGTGTTTGATGTGGGATCCTAAAAGTCGCCCAACATCAACTCAGGCTATGGCTCACGAATTTTTTACTGATGCTGTGGATCCTTTAAGACCAAAATCATCGTCCAGAATACTGGGTCGCAAACCTTCCGATCTAAGCTATCGTAGCTCGAAGGAATTTTCCGACGCCACACCAGCTTCAACAGCAAAACCTTCTTGGTTTAGAAAATCACTTATCGGTAGAAATGATAATTCTAACGCTGCAGCAATTCCAacaaaggagaaagagaacgTGGCATCTAAACCTTCACCGGTGCTTACAGCTACAATTAGTGAGATCCCCGTCGCTAAGACACGTCAGCCTGCTGCTAAGCGGTCAACATGGGCTCACGGAGCTACTAACGCAGCGCCAATGCCGATTTTACCGACAATTAAACCCATCTCGCCAATATCTGATACTGCAACGGCACAAGCAAACAGCAGAACGTCATCGTACAATGATATTTATTCTGGCGATAAAGGTTCGAAGAAAATTGGTCGTCAATTATCCGTGGCCTCGAGCACGAATCATTATGCGGAAATTCATCGACAGCAAGCTGAGATGGCATTGAATGGCAGTTCAGGTCTAGTATCTCCTCCAAGTGGCCACAAGgaaagtttcttttctcatttAAGGAAACGTGCGAGACGGTTCTCTGGTCGACAGTCTACAACTCCTATGTCACCGAAATCAATGGACCTTGAAGCACAGGCTGGATGCGGTCCTTGGTCGAGCAATAGATCGTCGATGGTATTGGATAATAATCAGCCTGCGAGTCCTGCTCCGCAAAAGGTTGATTCTTCTGAGGCATTAGACAAGGCATTGCGTAACGTACAGCAAAATTTGGATTCGCCACAGAGTATCAATGGTCCTCCTATACCACCAagtcatcaaatcaatccaagTAGTGTTTTGAAGAGACATCACTCTGTGCCTCATCAACAACCACCGCGCTCGACTGCCGATATCCCAAGGTCTGTTGCACCCATACCTACCAGGAACAGGAGGAGCCAAATACCAGGAGTTCAACAATACGAGACTCCTGATGAGGAAGACGAATTGCTTGACGAAGCTTTAATTTCCACGAAGAAAACAATGAAACGCGGAAATTCAGTGCAGACCGACCATCGACAACCGTTGAGACAATCACACAGTAATACTGGGTTAAATCCATACCCTACGCCATCTCCATCCGCCAATGGTAATTCGGTACTCTTTGGCCAAGGTCTAAACAATGCTTCACCAACTCCGAAAAATCATGGATCTAGCAAGCAATCCTCGACACCACCATATGATCATGAGGAAAATGAGTGGGCGGCATCTGCTGCTGCTAGTATATTCGCAGCACAAAATCGATTCTAG
- the Bcpre8 gene encoding Bcpre8, which produces MADRYSFSLTTFSPSGKLVQIEYALNAVNQGVTSLGIKATNGIVLATEKKSSSTLIDPPSLSKVSLITPNIGMVYSGMGPDYRVLVDKARKVSHTGYKRIYNEYPPTRILVQDVARVMQEATQSGGVRPYGVSLLIAGWDDGIEPESEDVAGAEVHPDEKKPSGKTGGILKGGPMLYQVDPSGSYFPWKATAIGKNATSAKTFLEKRYTEGLELEDAVHIALLTLKETIEGEMNGDTVEIGIVGPPADHLMGIEGVEGAQGPRFRKLSPQEIEDYLTNL; this is translated from the exons ATGGCGGATAGATATTCCTTCTCCTTGACAACCTTCTCTCCCAG TGGGAAATTGGTTCAAATAG AATATGCATTAAATGCCGTCAACCAAGGTGTTACATCATTAGGAATCAAAG CCACCAACGGCATTGTCCTCGCCACGGAGAAGAAGTCCTCATCAACCCTCATCGatcccccctccctctccaaaGTCTCTCTTATCACTCCAAACATCGGTATGGTCTACTCCGGTATGGGACCTGATTACCGCGTACTTGTCGATAAGGCCCGCAAAGTATCCCACACTGGCTACAAGCGCATTTACAACGAATACCCACCAACTCGTATATTAGTGCAAGACGTTGCGCGGGTGATGCAAGAAGCTACACAATCGGGAGGTGTACGACCATATGGTGTTAGTCTGTTGATCGCAGGTTGGGATGATGGAATTGAGCCAGAATCGGAGGATGTTGCTGGTGCGGAAGTTCATCCGGATGAGAAGAAGCCATCGGGCAAGACTGGTGGTATTTTAAAGGGTGGACCTATGTTATACCAAGTTGATCCTAGTGGTAGTTACTTCCCATGGAAGGCGACTGCCATCGGAAAGAATGCTACTTCGGCGAAGACTTTCTTGGAGAAGAGATACACCGAGGGATTGGAGTTGGAAGACGCTGTACACATTGCTCTGTTGACTTTGAAGGAGACCATTGAAGGAGAGATGAATGGCGATACAGTGGAGATCG GTATTGTAGGACCCCCGGCCGATCATTTAATGGGCATTGAGGGAGTCGAAGGTGCTCAAGGCCCACGTTTTAGAAAACTGAGCCCTCAAGAAATTGAGGATTACCTTACGAATCTATGA